In a single window of the Rhodamnia argentea isolate NSW1041297 chromosome 2, ASM2092103v1, whole genome shotgun sequence genome:
- the LOC115750693 gene encoding thioredoxin Y1, chloroplastic-like: protein MAISLSPSSIPCLRSENPVGSVGASSSLSPLGLRFPASSRGFGGGGSQRISVNSKPRSFSLVVEAKKQTYNSFDDLLAKSEKPVLVDFYATWCGPCQFMVPILNEVSIRLKDTIQVVKIDTEKYPSIADKYRIEALPTFIIFKDGEPFERFEGALTADQLIQQIEDSLKVKQ from the exons ATGGCGATTTCGCTCTCCCCCTCCTCGATTCCTTGTTTGAGGAGCGAGAATCCAGTCGGTTCGGTCGGCGCTTCTTCCTCCCTGTCGCCGCTCGGGCTCCGGTTTCCGGCGAGTTCTCGTGGGTTTGGCGGCGGTGGAAGCCAGAGAATCTCGGTGAATTCGAAGCCTCGGAGCTTCTCTCTGGTG GTTGAAGCTAAGAAGCAGACATATAactcttttgatgatttgctggCCAAATCTGAGAAACCTGTGTTAGTTGATTTTTACGCTACTTG GTGTGGTCCTTGTCAATTTATGGTTCCCATCCTGAATGAGGTCAGCATCAGACTTAAAGATACAATTCAAGTTGTGAAGATTGATACTGAGAAGTACCCCAGCATTGCTGATAAATACAGGATAGAAGCATTACCTACCTTCATCATATTTAAAGACGGGGAGCCCTTTGAGCGTTTT GAGGGTGCTCTGACAGCTGATCAACTGATCCAGCAGATTGAGGATTCGCTGAAAGTTAAGCAATAG
- the LOC115750695 gene encoding disease resistance protein RPS5-like, with product MEFASPLSLLVKCLWGLARKPLGSIYSRKDNVDLLRKETEDLKAKSEDVKARVEREERGGGVQRTKQVEKWLDEVQEFVGGVDQLLGEVRERDQIKCLGRCLSRNCRSSYRLGKRVEQMLNEARELQTKEGKFGILTSPLPPPPVLEMPMDETVGLDIFLNKVWKWLLDEKQVRVIGLYGTGGVGKTTLMKRINEKLARANHGFEIVIWVVVSRQVNEDSIRDALRKRLHFQDESWNRWSPDERVHHLCHVLTQKKFVLFVDDVWQRLDLSNIGVPLPSVKNGSKVVFTTRLKHVCDQMGANKTLEVECLMPEEALKLFEKNVGKSLVDCHQEIRDLANDIAEECKGLPLALITVGQAMARKENSREWRHALTTLRNNPHKLSGMVEEVYHILEFSYNSLNDTTLQLCFLYCCLFPEHYPIRPDELIELWIGEGLLGDTDDVYSLRDKGEYVLGSLNTACLLENGHGFSEGQYVKMHDVIRDMATWIARDRGQKENKLLVIENEEDMSVEMISKRGEAEKVSLWGKRIRNIDRTLPRCSQLETLFVRETNVWLVPRGFFNSMMACLTFLNLSGNRNMQSFPEGICNLINLRYLNMSATGISKLPREIKNLTHLRWLLLDEIFKDNLVPTGAITSLPLNVFSKWTGTGSGQVKEDEMVEELGHMHHLADLSLAVCKSSSALNIFQSHNIQRCIRRARIIDSKDLTRIQISHSPTGSGTFSHLEELYLQRCYGLREMEITQGPGRAPNRSCFPSLFEVEISRCGLSNLSWLVHAPKLRKLTVQGCSSMENIIGHGFASEELAASGLFSRLELLSLSDLPNLTSICDQALSFPKGVSFRIAKCHGLRKLPLDSNSARETSFSVSGEAHWWAKFEWDDPCTKVTLLEKEKAFGDAIREMKEKAMWVATMQFRP from the coding sequence ATGGAGTTCGCGAGTCCTCTTTCACTACTTGTCAAATGTTTATGGGGTTTGGCCAGGAAACCGTTGGGCTCCATTTATAGTCGGAAAGATAATGTCGACCTGTTGCGAAAAGAAACTGAAGACCTGAAGGCCAAGAGCGAAGATGTGAAAGCAAGGGTGGAACGTGAAGAACGAGGAGGAGGTGTGCAGCGCACGAAACAAGTAGAGAAATGGTTAGACGAGGTGCAAGAATTTGTAGGCGGAGTAGATCAACTTCTTGGGGAAGTCAGGGAACGTGACCAAATCAAATGTCTCGGTCGTTGTCTTTCACGGAACTGCAGATCGAGTTATCGATTGGGGAAAAGAGTCGAACAAATGCTCAATGAAGCGAGGGAGCTCCAAACAAAGGAAGGGAAATTCGGCATTCTGACGTCGCCGTTGCCTCCTCCTCCAGTACTCGAGATGCCTATGGATGAGACTGTGGGGCTCGACATTTTCCTTAATAAAGTGTGGAAATGGCTCCTGGACGAAAAACAAGTACGAGTGATTGGCTTATACGGAACAGGCGGTGTGGGAAAGACCACCCTTATGAAAAGGATCAACGAGAAGCTTGCTCGTGCAAATCATGGATTCGAGATTGTTATTTGGGTGGTGGTGTCCAGGCAAGTGAACGAAGATAGCATTCGAGATGCCCTAAGGAAAAGGCTGCACTTTCAAGATGAGAGCTGGAACCGATGGTCCCCGGATGAGAGAGTCCATCATCTGTGCCATGTTTTGACCCAAAAGAAGTTTGTGCTGTTCGTTGATGATGTATGGCAGAGGCTGGACCTTTCGAATATCGGAGTTCCTCTTCCTAGTGTCAAGAACGGATCCAAAGTAGTGTTCACAACTCGGTTGAAGCATGTATGCGACCAAATGGGAGCCAACAAAACCTTGGAAGTTGAGTGCTTGATGCCCGAAGAAGCtctaaaattatttgaaaagaaCGTCGGCAAATCGCTTGTAGATTGTCATCAAGAAATTCGAGACCTTGCAAATGACATTGCCGAAGAGTGCAAAGGGTTGCCACTAGCGCTTATTACTGTCGGGCAAGCCATggccagaaaagaaaattcccGTGAGTGGAGGCACGCGCTAACAACGCTGAGGAACAATCCGCACAAGCTGTCAGGTATGGTGGAGGAAGTGTACCATATACTAGAGTTCAGTTATAATAGCTTAAATGATACCACCCTTCAGCTTTGCTTCCTTTACTGTTGTCTCTTCCCTGAGCATTACCCCATAAGACCAGACGAGCTTATTGAACTCTGGATCGGAGAGGGCTTGCTAGGAGACACCGATGATGTATACAGCTTGCGAGATAAGGGAGAGTATGTCTTGGGGAGTTTAAACACGGCTTGTCTATTGGAAAATGGGCATGGTTTTAGTGAGGGACAATATGTGAAGATGCATGATGTCATCCGCGACATGGCGACCTGGATCGCTCGTGACCGCGGGCAAAAAGAGAACAAGTTGCTAGTGATAGAGAATGAAGAGGACATGTCCGTGGAGATGATCTCCAAACGGGGGGAAGCGGAGAAAGTATCTCTATGGGGAAAACGGATTCGGAATATTGACCGAACACTACCCAGATGTTCCCAGCTGGAAACTTTGTTTGTGAGGGAGACTAATGTGTGGCTCGTGCCAAGAGGATTTTTCAACTCGATGATGGCTTGTTTGACATTCCTTAACCTGTCCGGGAATAGAAATATGCAGTCATTCCCCGAAGGGATTTGCAATCTGATTAATCTACGGTACTTGAATATGTCAGCCACCGGTATCAGTAAGTTGCCCAGGGAAATCAAGAACTTGACACATTTACGGTGGTTGCTACTGGACGAAATATTCAAGGACAACCTAGTTCCGACCGGGGCAATCACAAGCTTACCATTGAATGTGTTCAGCAAGTGGACTGGGACGGGATCGGGCCAAGTGAAGGAAGATGAGATGGTAGAGGAACTAGGGCATATGCATCATCTCGCCGACCTATCTTTGGCTGTGTGCAAGTCTTCCTCTGCCTTGAACATATTCCAATCCCACAATATACAGAGATGCATAAGGAGAGCGCGGATCATTGATAGCAAGGACTTGACCCGCATCCAAATAAGTCACTCACCAACAGGCAGCGGCACTTTCTCGCATTTAGAGGAGCTTTATCTACAGAGATGCTACGGGCTGAGGGAGATGGAGATTACACAAGGACCAGGACGAGCGCCCAACCGCTCTTGCTTCCCCAGCCTCTTTGAAGTTGAAATCTCCAGATGCGGGCTTTCGAACTTGTCCTGGCTCGTGCACGCTCCGAAACTAAGGAAATTGACTGTCCAGGGGTGCAGTTCCATGGAGAATATCATCGGGCATGGATTTGCATCAGAGGAATTAGCGGCTTCAGGACTATTCTCCCGTCTCGAACTTCTATCCCTCTCGGATCTTCCAAATCTGACGAGCATTTGCGACCAGGCTCTATCTTTCCCTAAGGGGGTAAGCTTCCGCATAGCCAAGTGCCATGGCCTCAGAAAGTTGCCGCTCGACTCGAACAGCGCGAGGGAGACGAGCTTCTCGGTCTCTGGGGAAGCACACTGGTGGGCAAAGTTTGAGTGGGACGACCCCTGCACCAAGGTCACTTTGCTGGAGAAGGAAAAGGCGTTTGGAGACGCGATCCGTGAAATGAAAGAGAAGGCCATGTGGGTGGCCACGATGCAATTCCGACCTTAG